From a single Microbacterium terrisoli genomic region:
- a CDS encoding ABC transporter substrate-binding protein, with the protein MRTHGLTFAAIVAAGALALTGCAFGGTAAGTTHTLTSDGRATGKITIWSWDVAATALKRLAKEYESAHEDTTIDVVDIGYDNAYDKISVGLQAGTGLPDMITLETDHDQGYITQFPKGFADLTPVLGAEKADFDPFKWAAGTDKDGQLRMAPWDSGTVGLFYRTDYFKDAGIDPTSIKTWDDLVTAGETIKAKLGKTLLTADLSAGGPFGMMLQQQGHGYFNDKGEITVNTPAAAQVMTLLKTMNQKGLIKNAKGWDASVTSAKDGDSAVTPEAVWWIGTLEGEAKELSGKYAVRDLPVFDDQSAPTSNNGGSGLAIPTQAKNPQLAADFMKYVLADKTNQASMMQKEGLFPAYLPALHSDFFQQADPYFGGQKVYQTFAELTPKIPSITFTSDQSAASDAITNAVGAAVLGTTDPQKALDDAAQQIATATGRKIAGS; encoded by the coding sequence ATGAGAACGCACGGACTCACGTTCGCAGCGATCGTCGCCGCCGGAGCACTCGCGCTCACCGGTTGCGCGTTCGGCGGCACCGCAGCAGGCACGACACACACGCTCACGTCCGACGGCCGGGCGACGGGCAAGATCACGATCTGGTCGTGGGACGTTGCGGCGACCGCCTTGAAACGGCTGGCCAAGGAGTACGAGTCGGCGCACGAGGACACCACCATCGACGTGGTCGACATCGGGTACGACAACGCGTACGACAAGATCTCGGTGGGGCTGCAGGCGGGTACTGGGCTGCCTGACATGATCACGCTCGAGACCGATCATGACCAGGGGTACATCACCCAGTTCCCCAAGGGCTTCGCCGACCTCACGCCCGTGCTCGGAGCCGAGAAGGCCGACTTCGACCCGTTCAAATGGGCCGCCGGCACGGACAAGGACGGCCAGCTGCGGATGGCGCCGTGGGACTCGGGGACGGTGGGCCTGTTCTACCGCACCGACTACTTCAAGGACGCCGGCATCGATCCGACCAGCATCAAGACCTGGGATGACCTGGTCACGGCCGGCGAGACCATCAAGGCCAAGCTCGGCAAGACGCTGCTGACGGCCGACCTGTCGGCGGGCGGTCCGTTCGGCATGATGCTGCAGCAGCAGGGTCATGGCTACTTCAACGACAAGGGTGAGATCACCGTCAACACGCCGGCCGCGGCGCAGGTGATGACGCTGCTGAAGACGATGAATCAGAAGGGCCTGATCAAGAACGCCAAGGGTTGGGACGCGAGCGTGACCAGTGCCAAGGACGGCGACTCGGCGGTCACCCCCGAAGCGGTGTGGTGGATCGGCACGCTCGAGGGCGAAGCGAAAGAGCTCAGCGGCAAGTACGCCGTGCGCGACCTGCCGGTATTCGACGATCAGAGCGCCCCCACCTCGAACAACGGCGGGTCGGGTCTGGCCATCCCCACACAGGCGAAGAACCCGCAGCTGGCAGCCGACTTCATGAAGTATGTGCTGGCAGACAAGACCAACCAGGCGTCGATGATGCAGAAGGAGGGGCTGTTCCCGGCCTATCTGCCGGCACTGCATTCGGACTTCTTCCAGCAGGCCGACCCGTACTTCGGCGGCCAGAAGGTCTACCAGACGTTCGCCGAGCTTACCCCGAAGATCCCCTCGATCACCTTCACCAGCGACCAGTCGGCGGCCAGCGACGCGATCACCAACGCCGTCGGCGCCGCGGTTCTCGGCACCACCGACCCCCAGAAGGCGCTGGATGACGCGGCCCAGCAGATCGCGACGGCCACGGGCCGGAAGATCGCAGGCTCATGA
- a CDS encoding carbohydrate ABC transporter permease yields the protein MTTELVVTGQARRRGIPSRARREPLLRRIVLRSPVYLVLLVASVLALLPFAWMVIASTHTTSDLFVSPLPLLPGGEFWQNLGRLQESVGFGQVMLNSILVAVLYTVFSSIISVMCGYGLANYRFRGRGVLMGVVLVTMMIPMQVLLVPLFQMMASAGWIDSFQALIIPFLANAFGIFLMRQGFLDFPATLIEAARIDGASELRTFYRIVLPVARPQIAALIIYTFISQWNSFIWPLLMLNSEDKYTIPVALNTMIGLSRVDYSGLMLGSLLATLPLFLLFLVFQKQFVAGLLGGAVKG from the coding sequence ATGACCACCGAACTCGTCGTCACAGGCCAAGCGCGCAGGCGCGGCATCCCTTCCCGCGCACGCAGAGAGCCGCTGCTGCGCCGGATCGTGCTGCGCAGCCCGGTGTATCTCGTGCTGCTCGTCGCGAGCGTCCTGGCGCTGCTCCCGTTCGCGTGGATGGTGATCGCCTCGACGCACACCACCAGCGATCTGTTCGTCTCACCACTGCCGCTGCTGCCCGGCGGCGAGTTCTGGCAGAACCTCGGGCGTCTACAGGAGTCGGTCGGCTTCGGCCAGGTCATGCTCAACAGCATCCTGGTCGCCGTGCTCTACACCGTGTTCAGCTCGATCATCAGCGTCATGTGCGGCTACGGCCTGGCCAACTATCGGTTCCGCGGTCGCGGCGTACTGATGGGGGTCGTCCTCGTCACGATGATGATTCCGATGCAGGTGCTTCTGGTGCCGCTGTTCCAGATGATGGCCAGCGCGGGGTGGATCGACTCTTTCCAGGCTCTCATCATCCCGTTCCTGGCGAATGCGTTCGGCATCTTCTTGATGCGGCAAGGCTTCCTCGACTTTCCGGCGACGCTGATCGAGGCGGCGCGCATCGACGGTGCGTCCGAGCTGCGCACGTTCTACCGCATCGTGCTGCCGGTGGCCCGACCGCAGATCGCCGCCCTGATCATCTACACGTTCATCAGTCAGTGGAACTCGTTCATCTGGCCGCTGCTCATGCTCAACAGTGAAGACAAATACACGATTCCGGTCGCGCTGAACACCATGATCGGACTGAGTCGCGTGGACTACTCAGGTCTCATGCTCGGATCTCTCCTGGCCACGCTGCCGCTGTTCCTCCTCTTCCTGGTCTTCCAGAAGCAATTCGTGGCGGGCCTGCTGGGCGGAGCCGTCAAGGGCTGA
- the coaA gene encoding type I pantothenate kinase — protein sequence MPAESVTDVGPAVPQLYREIPRDEWARLAADMPQPLTETEVVQIRGLGDRLDLNEVRDVYLPLSRLLSLYALATRRLGGDTATFLHERDDPTTPFVVGVAGSVAVGKSTIARLLRELMSRWSDTPRVELITTDGFLYPNAELERRGLMDRKGFPESYDRRALVDFLMQIKSGAAEAQAPYYSHMRYDIVSDAKVTVRRPDVLIVEGLNVLQPPPTPNDVAVSDLFDFSIYVDADAAHIERWYVDRFLALRHSAFSNPNSFFKVFADLSDDQAVARALGFWNDINLPNLEENVLPTRHRASLVLRKGPNHAVERVLLRKL from the coding sequence ATGCCCGCTGAATCCGTGACCGACGTCGGCCCTGCCGTGCCGCAGCTCTATCGTGAGATCCCTCGCGACGAGTGGGCGCGCCTTGCGGCGGACATGCCGCAGCCGCTGACCGAGACCGAGGTCGTGCAGATCCGCGGGCTCGGCGACCGTCTCGACCTGAACGAGGTGCGCGATGTGTACCTGCCGCTCAGCCGCCTGCTGAGCCTGTACGCGCTGGCCACGCGGCGCCTCGGCGGAGACACCGCGACGTTCCTGCACGAACGCGACGACCCCACCACGCCGTTCGTCGTGGGCGTGGCGGGCTCGGTCGCCGTGGGCAAGTCGACGATCGCGCGCCTGCTGCGCGAGCTGATGAGCCGATGGTCCGACACTCCGCGGGTCGAGCTGATCACCACCGATGGCTTCCTGTATCCGAACGCCGAGCTCGAACGCCGCGGTCTCATGGACCGCAAGGGCTTTCCGGAGTCGTACGACCGTCGCGCGCTGGTCGACTTCCTCATGCAGATCAAGAGCGGCGCGGCCGAGGCGCAGGCTCCGTACTACTCGCACATGCGGTACGACATCGTCTCGGATGCGAAGGTCACCGTCCGTCGCCCCGACGTGCTCATCGTCGAGGGCCTGAACGTGCTGCAGCCGCCGCCCACGCCGAACGACGTCGCTGTCTCGGACCTGTTCGACTTCTCCATCTACGTCGACGCGGATGCCGCGCACATCGAACGCTGGTACGTCGACCGGTTCCTGGCCCTGCGGCACAGTGCGTTCAGCAACCCGAACTCGTTCTTCAAGGTGTTCGCCGACCTCAGCGACGACCAGGCCGTCGCGCGCGCGCTCGGATTCTGGAACGACATCAACCTGCCCAACCTCGAAGAGAACGTGCTGCCCACGCGCCACCGTGCATCGCTCGTGCTGCGCAAGGGCCCCAACCACGCCGTCGAACGCGTGCTGCTGCGCAAGCTGTGA
- a CDS encoding ATP-binding protein has product MTESIDVQALGTRVRLRFAPGATAEWIGRVRGAWSGCGIPGSDEADATPDRTVEVPADGDPEWVLESLSVRVTLQALDHQRGRMLLFHAAGIALDDGRVIAFVGPSGRGKTTLSRILGRHYAYVSDESVAVDAHLSVLPYRKPLSVVRAGRPKEQVSPEQAGLRDLPDAALRLAAVVFLDRRDEPCDPTVEPLPFTEVVREIIPQMSFLRELPRPLHALAQLGEQVGGFRRLRYSRVEDLVGIVDDVISGSDAAMTWRSVSVGPGARTDAAALDAGPDVGPDAGPAAGPATPDAGPDAGPDAAAARIGPDVIDVIEVDGGLAVFSGGTIRVLEGIAPVLWESAVAGRTSDEIVADVVARHGAPPDADPRALVDAALAELVDAGVLSPNP; this is encoded by the coding sequence ATGACCGAGTCGATCGACGTGCAGGCGCTGGGCACCCGGGTGCGGCTGCGATTCGCCCCGGGCGCCACGGCCGAGTGGATCGGGCGTGTGCGCGGCGCGTGGAGCGGCTGCGGCATCCCGGGTTCTGATGAGGCGGATGCCACGCCGGACCGCACCGTGGAGGTTCCCGCCGACGGCGACCCGGAGTGGGTGCTGGAGAGTCTGTCGGTGCGGGTCACGCTGCAGGCGCTCGATCATCAGCGAGGGCGGATGCTGCTGTTCCACGCTGCGGGGATCGCGCTGGACGACGGCCGCGTGATCGCGTTCGTCGGGCCGTCGGGCCGTGGCAAGACGACCCTCAGCCGCATCCTCGGCCGGCACTACGCCTACGTGTCCGATGAGAGCGTCGCCGTCGACGCGCACCTGAGCGTGCTGCCCTATCGCAAGCCGCTGTCGGTCGTGCGGGCCGGGCGGCCCAAAGAGCAGGTCTCACCCGAGCAGGCCGGACTGCGCGACTTGCCGGATGCCGCGCTGCGGCTGGCCGCGGTCGTGTTCCTGGATCGTCGCGACGAGCCGTGCGACCCGACCGTGGAACCCCTGCCGTTCACCGAAGTCGTGCGCGAGATCATTCCGCAGATGAGCTTTCTGCGTGAGCTGCCCCGACCGCTGCACGCCCTCGCGCAGCTCGGCGAGCAGGTCGGTGGATTCCGGCGCCTGCGCTACTCGCGCGTCGAGGATCTCGTGGGCATCGTCGACGATGTGATCAGCGGGTCGGATGCTGCGATGACGTGGCGCTCCGTCTCGGTCGGGCCGGGCGCCCGGACGGATGCGGCTGCGCTGGATGCGGGGCCGGACGTGGGGCCGGATGCGGGGCCGGCTGCCGGGCCGGCGACGCCGGATGCGGGGCCGGATGCGGGGCCGGATGCCGCGGCCGCCCGCATCGGCCCGGACGTGATCGACGTGATCGAGGTCGATGGCGGCCTGGCGGTGTTCAGCGGGGGCACGATCCGGGTGCTGGAGGGCATCGCCCCCGTGCTGTGGGAGTCGGCTGTCGCGGGCCGCACCAGCGACGAGATCGTGGCCGATGTGGTCGCGCGCCACGGCGCGCCGCCCGACGCCGACCCGCGCGCCCTCGTCGACGCTGCTCTGGCGGAGCTTGTCGACGCCGGCGTGCTGTCGCCGAATCCCTAG
- a CDS encoding carbohydrate ABC transporter permease: MTASLLTRERGTRRAPGYPRPGSRRSGGRLAGRLQRPGMWFALPAAVLLVVFFAYPLATSLLQSFFSTKGGESTFVGLDQYLRLFRDPLVLKSLGTALLILVIQVPIMIALAVGLAYLLNQAWVRFRSGFRLITFLPAITTLVAYSVVFRVMMTTDGGALNQILGVFGAGPIDWLNNEWWARVAVIASITWRWTGYNMVIILAGLQAIPPELYEAARIDGAGRWQTFWHVVVPQLRPVLIFTIVTSTIGALQLFDENFILTGGGPNNATLTPVLYLYKVGFQQFDFGYADAIAWMLVILTAIIAVIQFRILREKP, translated from the coding sequence ATGACCGCATCGCTGCTCACCCGGGAGCGCGGCACCCGCCGTGCTCCCGGGTATCCGCGTCCCGGCAGCCGCCGTTCGGGCGGACGGCTGGCCGGTCGGCTGCAACGCCCAGGGATGTGGTTCGCCCTGCCTGCGGCCGTGCTGCTGGTCGTCTTCTTCGCCTATCCGTTGGCCACTTCGCTGCTGCAGAGCTTCTTCAGCACGAAGGGCGGAGAATCGACCTTCGTCGGCCTGGATCAGTATCTGCGTCTGTTCCGCGATCCGCTGGTGCTCAAGAGCCTGGGCACCGCCCTGCTGATCCTGGTGATCCAGGTGCCGATCATGATCGCGCTCGCGGTCGGGCTCGCCTACCTGCTCAATCAGGCATGGGTGCGCTTCCGCTCGGGGTTCCGGCTGATCACATTCCTACCGGCGATCACCACCCTGGTCGCATACTCGGTGGTCTTCCGCGTCATGATGACCACCGACGGCGGTGCGCTGAACCAGATTCTCGGCGTCTTCGGTGCCGGTCCCATCGACTGGCTGAATAACGAGTGGTGGGCACGGGTCGCGGTGATCGCCTCGATCACCTGGCGCTGGACCGGCTACAACATGGTCATCATCCTCGCCGGGTTGCAGGCGATCCCGCCCGAGCTGTACGAGGCGGCTCGCATCGACGGCGCCGGCCGGTGGCAGACGTTCTGGCACGTCGTCGTGCCGCAGCTGCGGCCCGTGCTGATCTTCACGATCGTGACGTCCACGATCGGCGCCCTGCAGCTGTTCGACGAGAACTTCATCCTCACCGGCGGAGGGCCGAACAACGCGACGCTGACTCCGGTGCTCTACCTGTACAAGGTCGGGTTCCAGCAGTTCGACTTCGGGTATGCGGACGCCATCGCCTGGATGCTGGTGATCCTCACCGCGATCATCGCCGTCATCCAGTTCCGCATCCTCCGGGAGAAGCCATGA